From Plasmodium relictum strain SGS1 genome assembly, chromosome: 8, the proteins below share one genomic window:
- a CDS encoding kinesin-8, putative: MYRRISNRIKWNKNEENKNLNDLYIYKKKFTNLNKNTINNIKKTNIFLNAQSDIKDEKNNLRNKESKTILKKKKASNDTKHLSTINKKITISNIPHGTKNETQNNKTLYLNKEYDAKKNSKNLSNDHIKKNRNDVLLNENFLNEGNSNLIFNGEKEIKKKYSAKNNVNNIINYNDCSLKKFLNLNEINKNIHANKSIINNVLINNIDDKKNVQYEALNKIRKINDELKNKIFNMEEVNKNRLSVRNNNNKNFLENINEYPITSKNIYDSIYIPQINIKNITNCDISNNSNSNNSNSNSNNNNNNNNNNNNNNNNNNSNTRKGENNSNNLINTLNAYSNVKVAVRIKPIADSEENIVSIFNKNYVLIEKENEKECYLLSQKKKQATYVFDVVFDVNATQEEVFFHTAKPLIPHVFKGINCTVFAYGATGSGKTYTMLDDKNQNGIVQLSLLELFTIIKEEKCRNIKIVMSFLEVYNETIRDLLGKEKNKTLEVQEDIAEVKVSNLCEVEVKSYEQAMLLIIEGVKNRKMSPTRANKVSSRSHAILQIYVFNEILDSNMNVVNYKAKLCFVDLAGSERASATSNKGERFKEGSYINQSLLALANCINSLASNRNVSKVRVKYRDSKLTHLLKNSLEGNCLVVMIANINPSRKSFQESNNTLKYAFRARNIKLCATVQTNDNKESDIEKILKKNDMLQKEYDLLLSKYNNLKDFYSELKILFQLYKNALSCYQRKENCSDNLYTLELKQEISIYEQLIKIKLEESKKKIVNTNDNDDKKFINIFDPFINKNLDYFIHNNFNILNELEEEKKVLLDDKLLKNNDIKVNENLFGSNGDYTKNKIKIISDDDKINIESNQSTKNISPLLNNNIKDVKSNARNSHRISNNGNIINNYNKIHNESNCDDNLKNVNIAIENKEIKSEVYMKKNLNICESRRNNMNCIKDSNINIIDERNYIKLINDDNKNIINNINENIKIKLINDEKKEQFEDIHNNLTDMQNSILFNTINKQIENNPLSSEAKNNGNELLIKSTLNAKRLILNENINKKNLIDEFINNESINNQIINNENITNEITSNGNANSHNIINENINKGNIFKINTLDEHNINECKEELHDICVLDRNEIENDNASLCNKITYTVTNNSVVNLMKKKDSKQLIINSDKLKENKRKMDLFEDNLKHEHNEDSTLIIKKKKIKNKM; the protein is encoded by the coding sequence atgtatagaAGAATTTCAAATAGAATTAAGtggaataaaaatgaagagaataaaaatttaaatgatctatatatatataaaaaaaaatttacaaatcttaataaaaatacaataaataatattaaaaaaactaatatttttttaaatgcacAAAGTGAtataaaagatgaaaaaaataacttacgtaataaagaaagtaaaacaattttaaaaaaaaaaaaagcaagtAATGATACCAAACATTTAAGtactattaataaaaaaataactatttCGAATATTCCACACGGTACCAAAAACGAGActcaaaataataaaacattatatttaaataaagaatatgatgcaaaaaaaaattcaaaaaatttatcaaatgatcatataaaaaaaaatcggAATGATGTacttttaaatgaaaattttttaaatgaaggtaattctaatttaatttttaacggcgaaaaagaaataaaaaaaaaatacagtGCAAAgaataatgtaaataatataataaattataatgattgctctttaaaaaaatttttaaatttaaatgaaattaacaaaaatattcatgcaaataaaagtattattaataatgtattaataaataatatcgATGATAAAAAGAATGTGCAATATGAGGCACTAAATAAAATACgtaaaataaatgatgaattaaaaaataaaatttttaatatggaagaagtaaataaaaatagattaTCAGTAagaaataacaataataaaaatttcttagaaaatataaatgagtATCCTATAACATCTAAGAACATATAtgacagtatatatatacctcaaataaatataaaaaatataactaaCTGTGATATTagtaataatagtaatagtaataatagtaatagtaatagtaataataataataataataataataataataataataataataataataacaacaGCAACACAAGAAAGGGAGAAAATAATAgcaataatttaataaatacgTTAAATGCGTATTCTAATGTGAAAGTAGCAGTTCGAATAAAGCCAATAGCTGACTCAGAAGAAAATATTGTTTCcatttttaacaaaaattatgtacttattgaaaaagaaaacgAAAAAGAATGTTATTTATtgtctcaaaaaaaaaagcaagcAACATATGTATTTGACGTAGTATTTGATGTAAACGCAACTCAAGAAGAAGTTTTTTTTCATACAGCTAAACCTTTAATACCTCATGTTTTTAAAGGTATTAATTGTACTGTTTTTGCTTATGGAGCTACAGGGTCAGGAAAAACTTATACTATGCTTGATGATAAAAATCAAAATGGAATAGTTCAATTATCCCTTTTAGAATTATTTACtattataaaagaagaaaagtgcagaaatataaaaatagttatGAGTTTTCTAGAAGTATATAATGAAACTATTAGAGATTTATtaggaaaagaaaaaaataagactCTAGAAGTGCAAGAAGATATTGCTGAAGTAAAAGTAAGCAATTTATGTGAAGTTGAAGTTAAGAGTTATGAGCAAGCAATGTTATTAATAATTGAAGGAGTTAAAAATAGGAAAATGTCTCCTACTAGAGCAAATAAAGTATCAAGTAGATCTCATGCaattttacaaatatatgtatttaatgaaatattagaTAGCAATATGAATGTAGTAAATTATAAGGCAAAATTATGCTTTGTTGATTTGGCTGGATCTGAGAGAGCTAGTGCTACTTCTAATAAAGGAGAGCGGTTTAAGGAAGGCTCATATATTAATCAATCTTTATTAGCATTAGCTAATTGCATTAATTCTCTTGCATCAAATAGAAATGTTTCAAAAGTAAGAGTAAAATATAGAGATAGTAAATTAActcatttattaaaaaattctttgGAAGGAAACTGCCTAGTAGTTATGATAGCTAATATAAATCCTTCTAGAAAATCCTTTCAAGAATCTAATAATACTCTTAAATATGCATTTCGAgcaagaaatataaaattatgtgCAACTGTGCAGACAAACGATAATAAAGAAAGcgatatagaaaaaatattaaaaaaaaatgatatgtTACAAAAGGaatatgatttattattgagcaaatataataatttaaaagatttttATTCTGAATTAAAAATCTTATttcaattatataaaaatgcaCTCTCATGCTATCAACGAAAAGAAAATTGTTCTGATAATTTATACACATTAGAATTAAAACAAGAAATTTCTATATATGAGCaacttataaaaattaaattagaagaatcaaaaaaaaaaatagttaatacaaatgataatgatgataaaaaatttattaatatttttgatccatttattaataaaaatttagattactttatacataataattttaatattttaaatgagttagaagaagaaaaaaaagttctATTAGATGATAAActcttaaaaaataatgatattaaaGTAAACGAAAACTTATTTGGAAGCAACGGTGATTACacgaaaaataaaataaaaattatatctgatgatgataaaataaatattgaatCAAATCAAAGtactaaaaatataagcCCACTTTTaaacaataatataaaagacgTTAAAAGTAATGCTCGAAATAGTCATAGGATAAGTAATAATGGaaacataataaataattataataaaatacataatGAAAGTAATTGCgatgataatttaaaaaatgtaaatattgcaattgaaaataaagaaattaaaagcGAAGtgtatatgaaaaaaaatttaaatatatgtgaAAGTAGAAGGAATAATATGAATTGTATAAAAGATTccaatataaatattattgatgaaagaaattatataaagttaATTAACGATGATAataagaatataataaataatattaatgaaaatattaaaattaaattgataaatgatgaaaaaaaagaacaattTGAAGACATTCATAATAACCTAACTGATATGCaaaattctattttatttaacacaattaataaacaaatagaaaataatccACTTTCATCTGAAGCGAAAAATAATGGTAATGAATTATTGATAAAAAGTACTTTAAATGCAAAGAGgcttattttaaatgaaaacataaataaaaaaaatttaatagatgaatttataaataatgaaagcaTTAATAatcaaattataaataatgaaaacatTACTAATGAAATTACTAGTAATGGAAATGCAAATAGTCacaatataataaatgaaaatataaataaaggtaatatatttaaaataaatacattagATGAACACAATATAAATGAATGTAAAGAAGAACTTCATGATATCTGTGTATTAGATAGAAATGAAATAGAGAATGATAATGCAAGTTTATGTAACAAAATTACTTATACAGTAACAAATAATAGTGTTGTTAAtcttatgaaaaaaaaagatagtaAACAgttaattattaatagtGACAaactaaaagaaaataagagGAAAATGGATTTATTTGAAGATAATTTAAAACATGAACATAATGAGGATAGtactttaataattaaaaaaaaaaaaattaaaaataaaatgtaa
- a CDS encoding ubiquitin-conjugating enzyme, putative: MSTFARRRIIQDLNKINREENKTFEASPFADNIMCCHAIIRGPEDTIWECGIFHLIINFSEEYPICPPKLKFLSKIFHPNIYTDGNICLDILQNQWSPIYDITSLLTSIQSLLNDPNTSSPANPEAARIFINNKTLYNKRVLMCVEDSWEIPKFNINNLN; encoded by the exons ATGTCAACATTTGCAAGAAGAAGAATAATTCAAGatttgaataaaataaatagagaagaaaataaaactttTGAAGCATCTCCTTTTGCTGATAATATAATGTGTTGTCATGCAATCATAAGAGGCCCAGAAGATACCATATGGGAATGTGGAATTTTTCAtctaattattaatttttcggAAGAGTATCCAATATGTCCACCGAAATTAAAATTCTTATCAAAGATATTTCAcccaaatatatatacagatGGAAACATTTGTTTAGATATTTTACAAAACCAGTGGAGTCCAATTTATGATATTACCTCTCTGTTAACTTCTATTCAATCATTACTTAATGATCCTAATACTTCTTCTCCTGCTAATCCAGAAGCGGCTAGaatctttattaataataaaactctatataataaaagagtATTA ATGTGCGTTGAAGACAGTTGGGAGATAccaaaatttaatattaataatttaaattga
- a CDS encoding endonuclease/exonuclease/phosphatase family protein, putative — MTWINLISSFIIVLFLLEKKKSMLCLSFKHKIVRYILEARLNKQQKEQNRYMKNKFLFRKRLIFMLSKKYYNLISKSNQSSVSIEINKNKNFNFSKKLFEKYLIPVNYFPLYLKNCIFSYCNKKDIEIVKMSNINESKCKISIEEITAKSQQTEYDENISNENNNISNDTLNNIKETNSNNESNNVKCKKDALNEDKRDITKKRTNNFLDHLIESKDISINSSNKKLLINDADICKNDTSTTNKKLNDDKNYKIHNIQELENMRKSSNFFKLNSTENDEFNIELYFDHKELKFLRKKEENLKSLINRLILNLKKLEKKKKQLNKKKNKSKEQAEDLTNKTVCSIQFYDNENNLIDENIILKDIVDKLNYVIINNLKISIFKDLYDLKQIYVSMDVYNNHPIIPVNLPLNEINNYIYYWIDAKNKNVVKSYELFYVPNKDDISKKIQLVIYDKKNPFFFYVTGQIQVNQNEFEKELIIKEKRYINFKKLYDDNKNIIRIMSYNILAPIYTNTKYAMEYMFKNIDSCYLKTNYRSHLLIYDINYDFDIISLQEVSEYLHSNLFSVYLYENFYSCYKPKNNYGNDGCSLFVNKKKFSLIEYRNYEFNEVIKKKELKDVYDVFMSLSENLEEIINGIKTVFQIGIYLHRNTQCIFIIANTHFYFHSLADHIRAMQSYSILYILHKLKNECEEKYSKNVYIILNGDFNTTFDSDVFHFFEGKDITSNSEIWKNAKLFKKEFDDLNKYPKLFDIKNADTSQDITGPYLSRKKFLSLRSAYKKEDIPYTNWNNNFIEVLDHIFLSPDIKVRKILKGIDQNDFSKYKGLVSPIHPSDHLPVAAEIEI; from the coding sequence atGACATGGATAAATTTGATTTCAAGTTTTATCATAGTTCTCTTTTtgttagaaaaaaaaaaaagtatgcTATGTTTATCATTTAAGCATAAAATTGTAAGATATATATTAGAAGCAAGATTAAATAAACAACAAAAAGAGCAAAACcgatatatgaaaaataaatttctttttagaAAGAGACTCATTTTTATGTTATcaaagaaatattataacTTAATTAGTAAATCAAATCAATCTTCAGTATCtattgaaataaataaaaataaaaactttaaCTTTtcgaaaaaattatttgaaaaatatttaattccAGTTAATTATTTTCcgctttatttaaaaaattgtattttctcttattgtaataaaaaagacaTAGAAATTGTTAAAATgagtaatataaatgaatctAAATGTAAAATATCAATAGAAGAAATAACTGCAAAAAGTCAACAAACGGaatatgatgaaaatatttcaaatgaaaataacaaTATATCAAATGATACccttaataatataaaagaaactAATTCAAATAATGAAAGCAACAATGTAAAATGCAAAAAAGATGCGttaaatgaagataaaaGAGACATTACAAAAAAACGGACAAATAACTTCTTAGACCATTTAATTGAATCAAAAGATATTAGCATTAATTCATCAAATAAAAAGCTTTTAATTAATGACGCTGATATATGTAAGAATGACACAAGCacaacaaataaaaaattaaatgatgataaaaattataaaattcataATATACAAGAACTGGAAAATATGAGGAAGAGCTcaaatttctttaaattaaatagtaCAGAAAATGACGAATTTAATATagaattatattttgatcataaagaattaaagtttttaagaaaaaaagaggaaaatttaaaatcGTTAATAAATAGattaattttaaatctaaaaaaattagaaaaaaaaaaaaaacaattaaataaaaagaaaaataaaagtaaagaaCAGGCAGAGGATTTAACAAATAAAACTGTATGTTCTATTCAATTTTATgacaatgaaaataatttaattgatgaaaatattatattgaAGGATATTgtagataaattaaattatgtaattataaataatttaaaaatatctatATTCAAAGATCTATATGActtaaaacaaatatatgtATCAATGGATGTTTATAATAATCATCCTATTATTCCTGTTAATTTACCACTgaatgaaattaataattacatCTATTACTGGATAGatgcaaaaaataaaaatgttgtAAAATcatatgaattattttatgtGCCTAATAAAGATGATATATCCAAAAAAATTCAACTAgttatatatgataaaaaaaatcctttttttttttacgtaACTGGACAAATACAAGTTAATCAAAATGAATTTGAAAAAGaactaataataaaagaaaaaagatatataaattttaaaaaattatatgatgataataaaaacataattcGTATTATGTCATATAATATACTTGCCCctatatatacaaatacaAAATATGCAATGGAATAtatgtttaaaaatattgattCTTGTTATTTAAAAACCAATTATAGATCgcatttattaatatatgatATAAATTATGATTTTGATATAATAAGTTTACAAGAAGTGAGTGAATATCTGCATTCTAACTTATTTtctgtttatttatatgaaaatttttattcatgCTATAAACCGAAAAATAATTACGGTAATGACGGTTGCTCCTTATTtgtgaataaaaaaaaattttcgcTTATTGAATATAGAAATTATGAATTTAACGaagttattaaaaagaaagaattGAAAGATGTATATGATGTATTTATGAGTTTATCAGAAAACCTTGAAGAAATCATTAATGGAATTAAAACTGTTTTTCAAATAGGaatatatttacatagaAATACACaatgtatttttatcattGCGAAtactcatttttattttcatagtTTAGCAGATCATATCAGGGCAATGCAATCATATTCTATATTGTATATTTTACATAAACTAAAAAATGAATGTGAAGAGAAATATTCGaaaaatgtttatattattttaaatggaGATTTTAATACAACTTTTGATTCTGatgtttttcatttttttgagGGTAAAGACATTACTTCCAATTCAGAAATCTGGAAAAATGCAAAATTGTTTAAAAAAGAGTTTGATGATTTAAATAAGTATCCaaaattatttgatataaaaaatgccGATACTTCTCAAGATATTACTGGCCCTTATTTGAGCagaaagaaatttttaagCTTACGTTCTGCTTATAAAAAAGAGGATATTCCTTATACTAATtggaataataattttatagaaGTATTagatcatatttttttatcaccGGATATTAAAGtgagaaaaatattaaaaggtATTGATCAAAACGATTTCTCAAAATATAAAGGATTAGTTTCTCCGATACATCCAAGTGATCACTTGCCAGTAGCTGCtgaaatagaaatataa
- the RBX1 gene encoding E3 ubiquitin-protein ligase RBX1, putative: protein MIENTKNDNKGIFKVNKWSAVAAWSWDISVDNCAICRNHIMDLCIECQAKLNDNENEKEKKIDKENCTVAWGVCNHAFHLHCISRWIKARQVCPLDNTNWEFQKATD from the coding sequence atgatTGAGAATACAAAGAATGATAATAAAGGAATATTCAAAGTTAATAAATGGTCAGCAGTAGCTGCTTGGTCATGGGATATCAGTGTAGATAATTGTGCTATTTGTAGAAATCATATAATGGATTTATGTATTGAATGCCAAgcaaaattaaatgataatgaaaatgaaaaagaaaagaaaattgataaagaaaattgtACAGTTGCATGGGGTGTGTGCAATCATGCTTTTCATTTACATTGTATATCAAGATGGATAAAAGCTAGACAAGTTTGTCCTTTAGACAATACAAATTGGGAATTTCAAAAAGCAACtgattaa